A stretch of the Streptomyces sp. WMMB303 genome encodes the following:
- the eccCa gene encoding type VII secretion protein EccCa — protein MTTVTFRRPPRAPQPSVPEGEVVLKAPPELPRPDPNSNVWLTALPALSGLGSVMYMLTMGRGPIGYVVGTMFLVSSLAMVVGSLLRQRGSTKGQAQSERREYLRYLDRTRAEVRRTAQAQRDALVWSAPVPHALWAVADGRRLWERRAGDDDFGVARIGVGPRYLATPLVPGESAPVEDLDPLSAVALKHFIDAHSVLPGLPVQVALRRFASLAVSGDPAECRGLLRALIAHAATFHAPRDMRVLICAREPDGADWGWVKWLPHAHHPDELDHAGPVRMVHSSLAGLEDLLGSELSRRTRFSRDAEADPDLPHLLVVLDGGLVMGSEALLDPNGMQGVTVLDLDGQAATLTEAHGVRLDVTDGALRVLTGESSDDLGTADTLSVPEAEALAQQLSGFRLDAATVRSEDLGTADTSLPGLLGIRDAGRLDLDTLWRARPMRDRLKTPLGLSAEGGPLELDIKESAQNGMGPHGLLVGATGSGKSELLRTLVLAMAATHSSEQLNFVLVDFKGGATFAGMSELPHVAAVITNLEDDLSLVDRMREALAGEMNRRQEVLRDAGNLVSVRDYERARQRGAALPPLPSLFVVVDEFSELLAQKPDFADLFVQMGRLGRSLGLHLLLASQRLDEGRLRGLEAHLSYRIGLRTFSEQESRTAIGVPDAHHLPSAPGHGYLKTDTTTLKRFRAAYVSGAYRTAEEGDGATLSGPGDVRPFPSGYVPVPAGLREPEPQPVLADDEFGADEELNTTVLSVMAEQMEVQGPQAHQVWLPPLEEPDTLDGLYGDLAVRESRGLGAAPGRPQLHALIGSVDRPFHQRREPLTLDLSGAGGHVAVVGGPRSGKSTALRTLIASLALRHTPREVQFYCLDFSGTLFALSGLPHVGGVAGRLDAEVVNRTVAEVLEVLEERELRFRGIGVDSMADYRALRADTRAGEDRFKDPFGDVFLVVDGWQVLRQSFPELEEALMGVAGRMLTYGIHLVVSGNRWLDMRMGLRDLIGTRVELKLGDALDSEVDRKAQRTVPAGKPGRGVTKEKLHFLTAVPRLDGERSDAGLADGVADLVRQVGDAWQGAPASRVRLLPTQYSLAEVPAAEERTDDGEGKGVVIGVEGNRLEPVVLRPGEDHGLIALGESETGKTSLLRAVGHQVIDTWQPSQAKLVIFDYRMTMLREFSGDSVLGYTTNHDTSIEVVAGLVAGLRERLPGPDVTPEQLRDRSWWSGPEIYLLVDDYDLVATSAGNPLKQLVEFLPQARAVGLHLYVTRQAGGAGRATGDPVLSRMRELNFPGLLMSMPREESAVWGHRSARRNRGRALMLHRKLGTTPVQLVRCEAPALDGDDPPSTSASDLSVDR, from the coding sequence ATGACCACCGTCACCTTCCGCCGCCCTCCGCGCGCCCCCCAGCCCTCCGTCCCCGAGGGCGAGGTCGTGTTGAAGGCCCCGCCGGAGCTGCCGCGGCCCGACCCGAACAGCAATGTGTGGCTCACCGCGCTCCCGGCGCTCAGCGGGCTCGGCTCGGTGATGTACATGCTGACGATGGGACGCGGGCCCATCGGATATGTCGTCGGCACCATGTTCCTGGTCTCGTCCCTCGCCATGGTCGTCGGTTCCCTCCTGCGGCAGCGCGGCAGTACCAAGGGGCAGGCGCAGAGCGAGCGGCGCGAGTATCTGCGCTACCTGGACCGCACCCGTGCCGAGGTGCGCCGGACGGCGCAGGCGCAGCGGGACGCTCTGGTCTGGTCCGCCCCGGTGCCGCACGCGCTGTGGGCCGTGGCTGACGGCCGGCGGCTGTGGGAGCGGCGCGCGGGCGACGACGACTTCGGCGTGGCACGCATCGGCGTCGGCCCCCGGTATCTGGCCACCCCGCTGGTGCCGGGGGAGTCCGCGCCGGTCGAGGACCTGGACCCGCTCAGCGCCGTCGCGCTCAAGCACTTCATCGATGCCCACTCCGTCCTCCCCGGGCTGCCGGTGCAGGTGGCGCTGCGTCGCTTCGCCTCCCTCGCGGTGTCCGGGGACCCGGCCGAGTGCCGCGGTCTGCTCCGTGCCCTCATCGCGCACGCCGCCACCTTCCACGCCCCCCGGGACATGCGGGTCCTGATCTGTGCGCGCGAACCCGACGGCGCGGACTGGGGCTGGGTGAAGTGGCTCCCGCACGCGCACCACCCGGACGAGCTCGACCACGCGGGCCCGGTGCGCATGGTGCACAGCAGCCTCGCCGGACTGGAGGACCTGCTCGGCAGCGAGCTGAGCCGCCGCACCCGCTTCAGCCGTGACGCCGAGGCCGACCCCGACCTGCCGCACCTTCTCGTCGTGCTCGACGGCGGGCTGGTCATGGGCTCGGAGGCGCTGCTCGACCCGAACGGCATGCAGGGTGTCACCGTCCTCGACCTGGACGGCCAGGCGGCAACTCTCACCGAGGCACACGGGGTACGTCTCGATGTCACAGACGGGGCGCTGCGGGTGCTCACGGGGGAGAGCAGCGACGACCTCGGCACCGCGGACACCCTGTCGGTGCCCGAGGCCGAGGCACTGGCCCAGCAGCTGTCCGGGTTCCGGCTGGACGCCGCCACCGTACGCAGCGAGGACCTGGGGACGGCCGACACCTCGCTGCCGGGGCTGCTGGGCATCCGCGACGCGGGACGCCTCGACCTGGACACCCTGTGGCGGGCCCGCCCGATGCGGGACCGGCTCAAGACGCCCCTCGGCCTCTCGGCCGAGGGCGGCCCGCTGGAGCTGGACATCAAGGAGTCCGCGCAGAACGGTATGGGCCCACACGGGCTGCTGGTCGGCGCGACCGGTTCCGGCAAGTCGGAGCTGCTGCGCACGCTTGTGCTGGCAATGGCCGCCACGCACTCCTCCGAGCAGCTCAACTTCGTCCTCGTCGACTTCAAGGGCGGCGCCACCTTCGCGGGGATGTCCGAACTGCCGCACGTCGCCGCCGTGATCACCAACCTGGAGGACGACCTCAGCCTCGTGGACCGGATGCGGGAGGCCCTCGCGGGTGAGATGAACCGCCGGCAGGAGGTGCTCCGGGACGCCGGGAACCTGGTGTCCGTACGGGACTACGAGCGAGCCCGGCAGCGTGGGGCCGCGCTGCCGCCGCTGCCCAGCCTGTTCGTCGTCGTGGACGAGTTCTCCGAACTGCTCGCCCAAAAACCGGACTTCGCCGATCTGTTCGTGCAGATGGGACGGTTGGGCCGCTCCCTGGGGCTGCACCTGCTGCTCGCCTCGCAGCGGCTGGACGAGGGACGGCTGCGTGGTCTGGAGGCGCACCTGTCGTACCGCATCGGGTTGCGCACCTTCTCCGAGCAGGAGAGCCGCACCGCCATCGGCGTCCCCGACGCCCACCACCTGCCTTCCGCGCCGGGGCACGGCTACCTGAAGACGGACACCACCACCCTCAAGCGCTTCCGCGCCGCCTACGTCTCCGGCGCCTACCGCACCGCTGAGGAAGGCGATGGCGCCACGCTGAGCGGCCCCGGCGATGTGCGGCCCTTCCCCAGCGGATATGTGCCCGTGCCGGCGGGACTGCGCGAGCCGGAGCCGCAGCCGGTCCTGGCCGACGACGAGTTCGGCGCGGACGAGGAGCTGAACACCACGGTCCTCAGCGTGATGGCCGAGCAGATGGAGGTGCAGGGCCCGCAGGCGCACCAGGTGTGGCTGCCGCCGCTGGAGGAGCCCGACACCCTCGACGGCCTGTACGGTGACCTCGCCGTGCGGGAGAGCCGTGGGCTGGGCGCGGCGCCCGGCAGGCCGCAGCTGCACGCTCTGATCGGTTCCGTCGACCGGCCCTTCCACCAGCGGCGCGAGCCGCTGACGCTGGATCTGTCGGGCGCCGGCGGGCATGTCGCGGTCGTCGGGGGACCGCGCAGCGGCAAGTCGACGGCCCTGCGCACTCTCATTGCCTCGCTGGCTCTGCGGCACACCCCGCGCGAGGTGCAGTTCTACTGCCTCGACTTCAGCGGCACGCTCTTCGCCCTGTCCGGGCTGCCCCATGTCGGCGGTGTCGCGGGGCGGCTGGACGCGGAAGTCGTCAACCGTACGGTGGCCGAGGTGCTGGAGGTGCTGGAAGAGCGTGAACTGCGCTTCCGGGGGATCGGCGTGGACTCCATGGCCGACTACCGTGCCCTGCGCGCGGACACACGAGCGGGCGAGGACCGCTTCAAGGACCCGTTCGGCGATGTGTTCCTGGTGGTGGACGGCTGGCAGGTGCTGCGCCAGAGCTTCCCGGAGCTGGAGGAGGCCCTGATGGGCGTGGCCGGACGCATGCTGACCTACGGCATCCACCTCGTCGTCTCCGGCAATCGCTGGCTGGACATGCGCATGGGGCTGCGCGACCTGATCGGCACCAGGGTGGAGCTGAAGCTCGGCGACGCGCTCGACTCCGAGGTGGACCGCAAGGCCCAGCGCACCGTCCCGGCCGGCAAGCCCGGCCGGGGAGTCACGAAGGAGAAGCTGCACTTCCTGACCGCCGTGCCACGCCTGGACGGGGAACGCTCGGACGCCGGGCTGGCGGACGGTGTCGCCGATCTCGTACGGCAGGTGGGCGACGCGTGGCAGGGCGCCCCCGCCTCCAGGGTGCGGCTGCTGCCGACCCAGTACTCCCTGGCAGAAGTACCTGCCGCCGAGGAGCGGACGGACGACGGCGAGGGCAAGGGCGTGGTCATCGGGGTGGAGGGCAACAGACTGGAGCCGGTCGTCCTCCGGCCCGGAGAAGACCACGGGCTGATCGCCCTGGGGGAGAGCGAGACGGGGAAGACCTCCCTGCTGCGGGCGGTGGGTCATCAGGTCATCGACACCTGGCAGCCGTCGCAGGCCAAACTCGTCATCTTCGACTACCGCATGACCATGCTCCGTGAGTTCTCCGGGGACAGCGTGCTCGGCTACACCACCAACCACGACACGTCCATCGAGGTGGTGGCCGGCCTGGTCGCCGGTCTCCGGGAGCGGCTGCCGGGCCCCGACGTCACCCCGGAACAACTGCGCGACCGCTCCTGGTGGTCGGGGCCCGAGATCTACCTCCTCGTAGACGACTACGACCTGGTGGCGACCTCGGCCGGCAACCCGCTCAAACAGCTCGTCGAGTTCCTGCCGCAGGCCCGCGCCGTCGGACTGCACCTGTATGTGACGCGACAGGCAGGCGGAGCGGGGCGCGCCACCGGAGACCCGGTGCTGTCCCGGATGCGGGAGCTGAACTTCCCGGGACTGCTGATGAGCATGCCCAGGGAGGAGAGCGCTGTGTGGGGCCACCGCTCGGCCCGGCGCAACCGCGGCCGGGCACTGATGCTCCACCGCAAGCTCGGCACGACGCCGGTGCAGCTGGTGCGCTGCGAAGCCCCGGCTCTGGACGGCGACGACCCGCCCTCAACCTCCGCTTCCGACCTCAGTGTGGACAGGTGA